A stretch of DNA from Acomys russatus chromosome 4, mAcoRus1.1, whole genome shotgun sequence:
agaagaaaacaccaTAGAGACTGCacagaaattataaaatagaaataccaGATGATCTAGGAACCCCACTTTCTGGCATTGCTATGGTTTGGGCAACTCGTGGCACCCACTTGTATAACTCACAactacctctaactccagctctaagagaTCTGAGGTGtctgacctccgtgggcacccacaggcatatatatatgtgcatacacacacatagtcacataaataaaaattaaatgcctttaaaatgaaaaatatgcttATTACAAAagattcatatctatctatctatctatctatctgtctgtctatctatctatctatctgtattcACTACTGCTTAAGGAAACTTAGTCTTAGAAGAAGATACAGAGACTCTCTCCATTACACTGATCACCGTTTTTATTGAGCTACTCCTTCACAAAGGATATAGGTGGACAAGTCACATAAATGATTATACCAATAATATTTAATGATTATATAGCACTTAATGGTTTACAGATCACTTTTGCACCCACTCTATCTAATTCTTGCCACTCTCAAATAGGTATGACATTTTGAGAAAACacataaactgggcgtggtggcgcacgcctttaatcccagcacacagggaggcagaggcaggcggattgctgtgagcttgaggccagcctggtctacaaagtgagtccaggacagccaaggctacacagagaaaccctgtctcaaaacaccaaaaaagaaaaaggaaaatacacatatatacatttcaaACATGAAATGATTTGTCTCAAATATcaattatcattttaattttgttggttCTGTAAAATACCATATATCAAATTTAAATGACCTATAGTCATATATAAGTAATACataattggaaaaacaaaaaatccagttGAAAAATGTAAATTCAATTTGCCAATGGTTCTTATACATTCTTGGagtaaagatataaataaaaatattaacgcTACAGTTTATATTCACAGTTGTAGCTGTCCTTGCCTCTCAAGTTTGCAATGCACAAATTAAACACTGTTGTTTCAACGGAAAAGAAAAGTCCCtcagagatagaggaagaagTGTGTAGTTCCCACACAGGAGCCTATCTGCAGGACCAACAACCATCCAGTTCTAGCTGGCTGTCCTGTATaccacaggtgtgcgccacagaGCTCCACATGCTGTGTCAGTGCCCCGTGCAAGAATGGCCAGGGGGAGATGGAGTAGCAGCTGTTTTCCCTAACAGTTCAGGCACAGCAAGAAGGTTCTAACAGGTGGAGAGAGATGAAATGGACAATGACTAGACACCTGAGGACAAGGACTAGCTGCCCCACAGCATCATTTCTTGGAATTTCTTTTTGCCTTCTATCACAAACTGCCAATGGAGAAGCTGACAAGCCAAAAATGCAGAGTTGGGGGAGAGaagaacaggagagaaagaaaggagagggggaggtaGATTTTGAAGGCCCAAGAAAAGTCTACTTATTCTTTCTAGAATATGAGCCAGGAATGGGGCAGACCAGAGACAGAGAACTTTAGATAACATTGCCCAGTTCTAGCACAAGAAAACAGGCAGTCCTTCCCCAACCCGCAAGGGCTACTGGGGGAGCCTTCACTTCCACTCTGTTCAACACTGTGGTGGTGTCAGAGGTCAAGGGGTCAGCTTCTGAACCCCCTACCCCAGGCCCTAACCACCAGTGCCAGTGGGGGACATATGAAGGATGAGGCTTCCAAAACTACCAGAAACAGACAAGATAATGCCTTCCCGCCTCATGGGCATCAGTGAGTCTTAAAGTCAGGATTTGCCCCATGGTAATGAGGTCACCTCATCCTACCCTAACACTGGCAGTCATGACATTCATGACTTTCCTAGCCAGGGCGGCATGAATGAGGAGCTACAAACCCTACCTAACCTAGCAGAATTGTTGTCCCCTACCATGTGGCCAGTAGAGGCCCAGGTAAAACCGGACTTCTAACATTAATTCAAGGCACCATGGATACCCCAGTCCTTTCTCCACCAGAGGGATGTCAGAGGAGGCCTGCCAATGCAGAAGATTTAGCTAGAATATCGACTCTTGTAATAGACACAATGTCCACATTTCAACATAAAATCACtcatcacatcaaggctgagaGAATCTTACCATGAATGAAAAGGTAAGTCACAAATGTCCAACACACTAATGCGGCATAGATGTTATTATAATTGCCTGACAAAAATTTCAAGTACACTCCACATGTCCACGCGCGCacgtatgtgcgcgcgcgcgcgcgcacacacacacacacacacacacacacacacatttcaggaGAAATAATCAAACAGGACAGAACAACACAGTAACTGAGATAAGCTCAAGGGTGGGCTCTGGGCACAatgaagggagagggggaaactAGCTATGGAGTTGAGGACAGAGCAAAGATGGGACGCTGCTATAGCAAACATTGACCACGTCAAAGCACCTTTGCAACTGGACAGCAGGTAGAGGCCAGAAGGCttcagaggtacacagagaacgTAAAGGCTATTTCGGTGAGGACTTTAGATTGCAATGAGGGACATGGTCTTGGAACCTTGGCCTTCTTGTAGTGTTAAACTTGTCTGGTGTGTAGCACTTAGTGGAAAAAGTTGAGAGGGATGAAACTGCCCATTTAGCAGCAATTTCTAAATTAAGTACTAAAGTGAAGAGTGGAGTCTCTTGCTGCTCATAGTTGAGATGTGAGATGGGAGAGATGGCCTAATGTGCTGGAATGCTAATCAAGAAGGAACGAGAACCCAAAGATATGGGAAAATTCTACTCATATGGGGAAAAGTGGGAAAGTTTGTTAGGAAGAAAGCACCAGTGCTGTGTCTGAACAACCATTTGATAAGATGATGGGTACAGCTCGTGTGCTAAGAGAATGATGGGTTCAGCTCATAGGCAAATTCAACTAGGTCAGCTTGGTGTCAACAGGTGAGATGGCCTTAAGCTTAGCCCTGACAGCTGAGACTGCCCTGCAGAGCCCTGGGGATGGGGCTATCTGTAAGAGCCATGGAGGAGGGATCGTCACACCAATAGGTCCATCCGCCATGAATCAAGCCAAAAGGCATTATTTGCATATCTTACAAGCTGGTGGAATTTGCTAGGTTTTGAACTTGCTTGGCATCCATCACCCACTCCTTCGCTGGCATTTCTATTCTTTGGTGTGGGAATGTCTGCTCTACCATGGTATTTTAGGAATATATAACTTATTCAGTCCCACAGCTTCACAGTTTAGGACAGACAATCAAAGATCTCAGTCAGATCTGATTCAGGTCAAAGGCCGAACCCTGGACTTCACACTTTACAGCTGGGGCTGGAAATTTCAGATTTTGGGAGACTGGGGCAGAGTGAACATATGTCAGGCATGGACATGGATGTGGTGGGAAGTGGCAGGAGCAACTTGACAAGGAGTAAATTGTGTCTTCTCGAAATGCGTGCAGTGAAGGTCTAGCTCCCAGTGTGAACTGTATTTGGAACAGGACTTTTGAGAGGTAATTAAGGCTAAGTGAGGTTATAAGAGTAGGGTCCTAGTCCAGTAGGACTGACAACATAATGGGGGAGGTCTCTCTCTCATCCTGCACATGCACCAACAAAAGGCTGTGTGAAGGCAAATCAAGAAGGCAGTCATACGCCATCAAGATGACACGAAGCTGGACGCCTATAATACCTGCATatgggaagggaaggcaggagggtgaGGGACTCAACACATCTTCAGCTACGTAGAGTATCTGAAACCAGCCTGGACCATATGCTACATAAGATCCTtagaaaatcagaaaggaaagcaGATGTCTCTGAGTCAGGAGAAAAAGCCTGGCAGGAATGGAGTCCTCTCAACCTCCAGAACTCTAGGTGACACTTTTCTTAGGTCACTTACTCGAAGAGATTTTGTTTCAGCAGATCAAGaaggttaaatttttttaatggactttaaaaaaattaactgcaTCTTAGAAACTTGTATGGCCAAAATCAGAGCTAACGATTCTGCTACCCAAACTCAGAAACGGAGAACAGGTAGGGCGGTGGGCTAAAGATGTATTTCAAAGAGATGTTATCAGGCTGAAAATTCCTCACATTTGGCAAAGGATATAAACCTACGGATTGAAGCTACTCGGCAActacgaaacaaacaaaaaatccactcggaaaaacaaaacaaaaccaaggcacAGTGAACCCTGAAGATAAAAATATGACACTCCAATGCTAACCTTCAGATTTTCAACTGAAAGTGTCTGCAAACAGAGTCACCAGCCACAAGTCCAAGAACACAATGGAGACAGTCAGTTTTCTCAGTCAAAGTTCCCACAATCAATGCAACACCAGTGCAAATCTTCAATTAAATTTTCTACggtataaaaaaaattcaaggtacAAACTACTTGCAATTGAGGTaaatctttataaataaatagtctCAGGTAACTCAGATAGTTTAGAACACACTGAACATATCAAAGGTCTCTTTTGTAAACCAAGCAAGCTGTTAAGTCTTCAGCCTTGCAATTAAAATGATTCCCCATATACACGTTAATAAGCAAGATAGAAAGACAAGAAGTGCAGGAGCGGCCCCCATGCCAACATTCCTCAGCTTTAGGGCAAAGCTGCCCTCACATCACATGAGCTTTGCGACACATTGGTTGTCAAGTGTCCTTTTCCCCCCCCTGGTTTCCAGCACTCAGTTACTATAGCCGACACTTGCTGGGTTTATCCGTCAGCTCTTTCCCTGTCCTTTCCATCTACCTCCCTTGTGTTGTTGGACTTAAGGCTGAAGGACAGCTGCTCTACCATCCCTGACTCTGGTCAAACTCATTGTGACTTCTATTCCTAAAACGACCACTTATTTCCTTAGAAGTTATCTCCTCAGCATCGAGATATACTACACACCACAAGTGAGATGTCTTCTTTCCACAATGCCATACCCCACCCTTTCAAGGATTTGGCAGGTGTACACACATATTAGGATGCTGGAAGAGACTTTCCTGTTAGTGTCAGGAATTTCAGgaatatttcaaaaatacaaaacctCTTTTCACAGCCTAAGTGAGTTGTGTCCCACATCAGCGGTTATCTCAGGAACTTCTAAGATAATAGTCTTAAATGTCTTTGTAGCCCTCGTAATATATGGTAAATGCTCAAAAAAATACATATGGAATGTAAGACACTTATCCAGTATGGAGTCTCTTTTGTTGGCCGCAGACTGAATGCTCACTGAAGGCCTGTCCGTATGCCTTGTTTTTCCCTCCAGCATGGATTTTCTGATGTTGAGAAAGAGATGAGCTCTGGCTGAAAGCTTTTccacattttttacatttatagggTTTTTCTCCGGTATGAGTTTTCTGGTGTTTCGTAAGAGATGAGCTCTGGCTGAAAGCTTTTTCGCAGTCCTTACACTtgtaaggcttctctccagtgtgcgTTCTCTGGTGACGGATAAGGGCTGAGCGGTCACTGAAGGCCTTGGCACAGTCACTGCATTTAtagggcttctccccagtgtgagtTCTTTGGTGCTGAGTCAGGGCCGAACAGTAgccaaaggctttcccacactcactGCACTCGTAAGGCCtctctccagtgtgagttctCTGGTGCTGAATAAGGCCCGAGCGGTCACTAAAAGCTCTGCCACATTCGTTACacttgtaaggtttctctccagtgtgaatgaCCTGATGCTGGGTGAGGAATGTGCTTtggctgaaggctttcccacaatCATTACACTCAtacggtttctctccagtgtgaatccGCTGATGTTGGGTGAGGTATGAGCTCTGATTGAAGGCCTTCCCACACTCGctgcattcatagggtttctctccagtatgaattatGTGGTGCCGAATAAGGGCTGAGCGATGACTGAAGGCCTTTCCACACTCCTGACACTCATACGGCTTCTCGCCAGTATGGATTCTCTGGTGTAGAGTAAGATGTATGCTCTGGCTAAATGCTTTACCACACTCATTGCATTCATAGGGCTTTTCTCCTGTGTGAATTCTCTGATGCAAGACAAAAGCAGAATAGTAGCTGAAGGCTTTCTCACACTCATTACATTTCCAAGGTTTCTTTCCTGTACAAGTTTTCTCCTGTTTAATcatatctgaatttttaaaattcttaagtgAACCATAATCATGAAGTTTCTCTCCTTGGTGTTGAACAGGTAATGACCGCTGGCTAAAGTTCCTTCTAAAGTCATCACATTGGTGGCTTCTCTCCACAGAAAGTCTCTTCTGAGGGACCAGCTCTTGTGTTGGGTGTTCCTCACAGTTTCTCTGCTGATGTCCTACGGAGTCTTCACAGTCCCTGGGCCTTTCCTCTGGAAAGCTCTCCAGTAACACTCCTGGAAATGACTCCTCTTCAGAAAAGCGCTTCTCTGGAGTTAGCTTTGTGCTGTCTGGTACTGTCTCCCACACTGAAAGAAACaaattacacacagagagaagaatcACTTCTATactagagaaataataaaacaaaatgcatgcAGCAAACACATAAACATCAACTCTCACAAAGAATCTTGCACTGTTGAGAGGACATGGggaaaaatggctgagaaaagaTGCTACAGAAAAGGAAGGGGTAAGCAGCCAGGCAACGCTGTATTCGTCAGCAGGACAGGAAATGAGGAGCAGtaaccaaacaaaagccaagtgGTGGGGACCTGAAAAAGGACAAGACAAAAGCGGGGTCTGTAAGGCACAAGggtgagacaaaaaaaaaaaaaaaaaaaaaatgcctctagaGACTTAAGTCATTTTAACTTCCTTCTTCTTGCTATAATCTTTTCTCATGCTCTTATGTCTCGTGACTAAAAACTaatctcttacacacacacacacacacacacacacgagagagagagagagagagagagagagagagagagagagagagagagagagagactgtttcaaaaaaagataCCAATTCTAGAAGCTAGTATCCAACGTTGTATGGATCTACCAATTCAAATTATTATAAGTTCAGTAGTTAGAAAACCCATGATAGCCAgatgcggtggcacatgcctttaatcccagcacttgggagccagagactGGTGGAGGAGCTCAGTAAGTTTgggcctagcctggtctacagaacaactTTTAAGACAGCTGTAGCTACActgaggaaccctgtctcaaaaaacaaacaaacaaaaaagataatctCTGATTGTTTACTATTATTCTCAACCAGAAAAAGTACACAGAACAAAAGGAATCacatttttgaaatgaaaaagagaagtGTGTGCTTAGTATACTGCCATTTGCTCACACTGGTTCCCAGTGTGTCAAGGTACCTGTGTCAAAATCCTGACATGCTGAGAGAGTTTAAGGAGAGAGTTTCATTgctaataaaaatagtttaaagtcCTTCCAGGCTTCCAAGGTGTTATCATTTGGGTACAGTTTGAATGTGGCCTCAAAGGTTCATGTGCTAACTTGATAGCTAGTGTAGTAGTGTTGGGGTGGTCGAACCTTTAAGAAGTGAGGACTATGTGGTgccacacgcttttaatcccagcacttgggaggcagaggcagatggattgttgtgagttcgaggccagcctggtctataaagcaagtccaggacagccaaagctacacagagagaccttgtcttgaaaaacaaaaacaaacaaacaaacaaacacacaaacaaaaagaagtaaagacTAATACTGTGTATTAGAGCAAGAGGCCAGTACTCTAAGAAGGGCATTTGAGGAGTGGATTAATTCTTTCAGAAATGGGCTGTTATCAAATCAGACTATATACTTGGTCCCTTCTGCACATGGTCATTTCCCTTTAGTTTGTCTGCTACACTGTCATGTAGTCAAGGAAGCCCTTAATAGCACCATTAAGATGTGATACAAAGCTCTTcattttccagaactttctaaagaaatttcttttcttataaaCTACCTATCCTTGAACATATATGGCATAGCCATATTCACTGGAAGTGGTATAAGTGATGAGGCCAGCACAGCTGCTCCACACAGTTCCAGCAAAATTGAGCGGATTGCTACAGTGGCTGTCCTTTTATCTCTAATTTTTGGGTTTTGACCTCTGCCTGTTGTCATTATTGGGGGTTTCCTGTATTATGATTCGGTTTATGTCATTTCCTGAGAAAAAAAgtatgtctgtgtctttttaggaAAATCCTAAAGTGAGCTTTATCTAGTTAGTATTTGGAAGTCTTCCGTATGCCCTGGAGATCGTTAAGCCCAGATGAGCACATAGCTGCACGAGGCCATTACTTCAGGAATCTTGGCATCTGCTTCAGGGTCTCTGCTTCTGACCTAACTCAAACAGTATATTGGTGCAGGGTAAACAGAGACTATTGACAAACCCTCACTGGCCAGGAGACTAAGTTACAGATTCAAGGCCTCTTTTATTATAGCTTTAGAGCTCTCTGGAAATGTAGTAATAGGGGATCATACATGGTACTCCTAAAGGAATAAAACTCAGTAAATAAGATAGACTGACTGAAACAATAAACTTTTCCTACTTTATAGAATAGACAATGAAACATATAGTGAAAGAAATTAGGTATTAGTATTTGCTATTCATAAAAAGACCAGATCAGATATGTTCTGATTATCTGGAGTGCTCTCATACTACAAACATTGCCAGCCTAGAAGCAGGCTGCCATatattaaatgtgtttgttttggaAGAGACATTGTTTAGGTTCTTTAAGGTAGAGTTATAGGGCTGCTAATAATAGCAATGCAATCTGttctatttgtgttttctaattGTAGCTGAACTTGTAACCCTGGACATGTAATGAAAACTCGAGCACATACTCTTTACCACTTGGATAATCATTAGTCTCTCGTTGTTCTGTGAAACTTGTATAACTAAAGAAGCACCTGATTGCTAGGAGTCAGAGCCACAGAAACAGCCCAACTGCTAGAGAGTCCGAGCCACCTAAGAGGCCTGATTCCGGGAAGTCAGCTCAGAGATTCCCTGACCATCTGTctggctccctctctcccctggaggactcctcctctcctctcctctcctctcctctcctctcctctcctctcctctcctctcctctcctcccctcccctcccctcccctcccctcctctcctctcctgggcCTGGGAAGGCCCCCAGGGAAGGCCTCCTGTGTTGGAGGCTGGCctgtctgatgtattttgatgctaattactgtttgctgtcttttAATGTACCCCAAATAtcgctgtgtaaccttgcctaaaaacttattcctgtttgaccaataaaaagctgatacacctgggcaggcaaatgggaCAGGCGTGGCCAAGGTTCATGGGCTTTGAAagacagagaggttcttgggaaaggaagcagtctgagaccagaagaggattctgggaaggagataagagaggaagaggagaaggaaggaagccaccaccatgggtgaggtggagaagaagcacaggCCAGCATGGatgatttggcccagatgaagaatattagcaagtatttgggattatggatgggaggtagctccatagaaattattaaatgaaGGTGGCATGGGATAGGGGCAGGGAGATacggaaggtagtttaggggattaatatctgctctgccctAGGTGAAg
This window harbors:
- the Znf892 gene encoding zinc finger protein 570-like gives rise to the protein MGPEAKGNRTHFQQLSGSHPWRVWETVPDSTKLTPEKRFSEEESFPGVLLESFPEERPRDCEDSVGHQQRNCEEHPTQELVPQKRLSVERSHQCDDFRRNFSQRSLPVQHQGEKLHDYGSLKNFKNSDMIKQEKTCTGKKPWKCNECEKAFSYYSAFVLHQRIHTGEKPYECNECGKAFSQSIHLTLHQRIHTGEKPYECQECGKAFSHRSALIRHHIIHTGEKPYECSECGKAFNQSSYLTQHQRIHTGEKPYECNDCGKAFSQSTFLTQHQVIHTGEKPYKCNECGRAFSDRSGLIQHQRTHTGERPYECSECGKAFGYCSALTQHQRTHTGEKPYKCSDCAKAFSDRSALIRHQRTHTGEKPYKCKDCEKAFSQSSSLTKHQKTHTGEKPYKCKKCGKAFSQSSSLSQHQKIHAGGKNKAYGQAFSEHSVCGQQKRLHTG